Proteins from a genomic interval of Chroococcidiopsis thermalis PCC 7203:
- a CDS encoding DMT family transporter has product MKPIDLARLFLLAALWGSSYLFIRIAAPVLGVLFTISLRIILAAVALGLSGAIASPFKLKSRWQSYLLLGLFNNVIPFLLIAIAVVNLNASIAAILNATAPLFTAIVSAIWLKESLNKRKAIGLVLGIVGVAVLVGWSPLPLSPSVIFGGISALIAALSYGIAAVYARRRFIHDRVAETAFGQLTSSSILLIPVAFATFPQTLPSLEVIFAVAVLAIACTAIAYPLYFQLISNIGATGAITVAFLIPVFSLLFGNIFLGEPVNSGLIFGLITILLSVWLVINPKQQK; this is encoded by the coding sequence ATGAAACCAATCGATCTAGCGCGCTTATTTTTACTCGCTGCGCTTTGGGGCAGTTCGTATTTATTTATCCGTATTGCAGCTCCTGTTTTAGGAGTTCTCTTCACCATCAGCTTACGGATTATTTTAGCAGCGGTTGCATTAGGTTTATCTGGCGCGATCGCCTCACCATTCAAGCTCAAAAGTCGTTGGCAGTCTTATCTTTTGTTGGGTTTATTCAACAATGTCATTCCTTTTTTATTAATTGCGATCGCCGTTGTCAACCTTAATGCTTCAATTGCGGCAATTTTAAATGCAACAGCTCCTCTATTTACAGCGATCGTTTCAGCTATTTGGTTGAAAGAATCGCTAAACAAACGTAAAGCGATTGGATTAGTATTAGGGATTGTTGGAGTTGCTGTTTTAGTTGGATGGAGTCCTTTACCGCTATCACCTTCAGTCATTTTCGGAGGAATATCAGCTTTAATTGCAGCCCTCTCCTATGGTATTGCTGCTGTGTATGCCCGTCGCAGATTTATACACGATCGAGTTGCTGAAACTGCCTTCGGACAATTAACTAGTTCGAGTATTTTGCTGATTCCGGTTGCTTTTGCAACTTTTCCTCAAACACTTCCCTCGCTCGAAGTTATTTTTGCAGTCGCCGTACTCGCGATCGCGTGTACTGCTATTGCCTATCCGCTCTACTTTCAACTAATTTCTAATATCGGTGCGACTGGAGCAATAACTGTTGCTTTTTTAATTCCTGTTTTCAGTCTGTTATTTGGCAATATTTTCCTCGGCGAACCCGTGAATTCTGGCTTAATTTTTGGATTGATAACAATTTTACTGAGCGTTTGGTTAGTCATTAATCCAAAACAGCAGAAATAA
- a CDS encoding bifunctional transcriptional activator/DNA repair enzyme AdaA: MNLNLLPSRAEMEQAACSKDASYDGVFFVAVRTTGIFCRPSCPARAKLENVEFFPTIRDAVLAGYRPCKRCHPLLVYGALPDWVTTLIQRVETAPDLKITAAELRELKTTPERVRRWFREHYGMTFVEWCRSRRLANALTQIRAGATLDDVVFANQYESHSGFREAFSKVFGVPPGQSQTSDFVATQILETPLGALLVGAVERGICAIAYTDKQMLEHNYATIRKHFGYPILPVTNHHIEHLRDELACYFAGKLTEFTTPLVPQGTAFQEKVWSELQRIPYGTTISYDELARRIGQPTAVRAVARANGMNRIDILIPCHRVIGKDGQLTGYNGGIWRKRLLLELERTGKLPSHETIQ; this comes from the coding sequence ATGAACTTAAATCTCTTGCCATCGCGCGCTGAAATGGAACAAGCCGCTTGTAGCAAAGATGCTAGCTATGACGGCGTGTTTTTTGTAGCTGTCCGCACGACAGGAATTTTTTGTCGCCCTTCTTGTCCTGCCCGTGCGAAACTGGAAAACGTCGAATTCTTTCCCACAATTCGGGATGCTGTGCTTGCAGGTTATCGTCCTTGTAAACGATGTCATCCGCTTTTAGTTTATGGGGCGCTGCCAGATTGGGTGACAACATTGATACAGCGCGTAGAAACTGCACCAGATCTAAAAATTACAGCCGCAGAACTGCGTGAGTTAAAAACAACTCCCGAACGAGTCCGACGCTGGTTTCGAGAGCATTACGGCATGACATTTGTAGAATGGTGTCGCAGCAGACGATTGGCGAATGCTTTGACGCAAATTCGAGCGGGAGCCACGTTAGATGATGTTGTCTTTGCCAATCAATATGAATCTCATAGTGGGTTTAGAGAAGCCTTCAGCAAAGTCTTTGGTGTCCCCCCAGGACAAAGCCAAACTAGCGACTTTGTAGCCACGCAAATTTTAGAAACACCTTTAGGAGCATTACTTGTTGGTGCAGTCGAGCGAGGGATATGCGCGATCGCCTATACAGATAAGCAAATGCTTGAGCATAACTATGCCACAATTCGCAAGCATTTTGGTTATCCAATTCTCCCCGTGACGAATCATCATATCGAGCATTTGCGAGATGAACTGGCGTGTTATTTCGCAGGTAAGTTAACCGAGTTTACAACTCCTTTGGTTCCACAAGGGACTGCATTTCAAGAAAAAGTTTGGTCAGAGTTACAACGCATTCCTTATGGGACGACAATCTCTTATGATGAACTGGCTCGGCGGATCGGTCAGCCAACAGCAGTTCGTGCCGTAGCTAGAGCAAATGGGATGAATCGGATCGATATCCTGATTCCCTGTCATCGCGTAATTGGCAAAGATGGACAATTAACTGGATACAACGGTGGAATTTGGCGAAAACGGTTGCTGTTGGAACTAGAGCGGACTGGAAAATTGCCAAGCCACGAAACAATTCAGTAA
- a CDS encoding DUF3611 family protein — MSEIIKDSLPTPTKQRFAAAFRIVSRFSFWIQLALASTSGIALIFAILSRNASEVAENASISLSIFLAIVGVLLAAFSVVWAFRDRSLARRLQSSDRTIHPRKEEVIQALKIGLIVSFIGMLIAFVASEVSAIAVLSKSLSVPQGVAIYNRQNLIRSLDILVILSNVNLIGTHLIGSITSLGLLEWID, encoded by the coding sequence ATGTCTGAAATAATCAAAGACTCATTACCAACACCAACTAAACAAAGATTCGCCGCTGCTTTTCGGATTGTAAGTCGATTTAGCTTTTGGATACAGCTAGCATTAGCGAGTACCTCTGGAATTGCTTTAATATTTGCCATCCTTAGCCGCAATGCCAGCGAGGTAGCAGAGAATGCCAGTATTAGCCTGAGTATATTTCTAGCAATTGTCGGTGTATTACTAGCTGCCTTTAGCGTAGTTTGGGCTTTTAGAGATCGAAGTTTAGCTAGACGCTTGCAATCAAGCGATCGCACGATTCATCCTCGCAAAGAAGAAGTCATTCAAGCTTTAAAAATTGGTTTAATCGTCAGTTTTATCGGAATGTTAATCGCTTTTGTTGCCTCAGAAGTCAGCGCGATCGCAGTATTATCAAAATCTTTATCCGTTCCCCAGGGGGTCGCAATATATAATCGCCAAAATCTAATTCGTTCTTTAGATATTTTGGTAATCTTATCTAACGTTAACTTAATCGGAACTCATTTAATCGGTAGTATAACCTCTTTAGGACTTCTAGAATGGATTGACTAA